In one Sphingomonas sanguinis genomic region, the following are encoded:
- a CDS encoding MFS transporter, protein MATAALPDTPNSQSSDGDRRRATRWLQALNFFMADMQAGIGPFLGVFLQQRGWQTGPIGTVMTLGGVAGMAMTVPAGAFIDHTDKKRWVVVITGICTVLASFLILWSQSGIVVGVSQVATAIAGAAIGPAVTGMTLGVVRQKGFNAQNGRNQAWNHAGNMVGAGLSGFLGWKFGMPAIFFLAAAFGVLAIISVLSIPERAIDHRVARGLEDEDGDDQDGGQAEGFKALLSNKPMLILAGALACFHLGNGAMLPLYGMAVVGAGKGDAAMFTATTVMVAQAVMIIASLVAMKVAAGRGYWLVLLISFAALPLRGFLAGSFIEHWGVWPVQALDGIGAGLQSVAVPGLVACLLSGTGRVNVGQGAVMTIQGVGASLSPAIGGWLAQELGYHIAFYILGGFAVASLGLWIGFAGTLRPACSGGAKPEEAQA, encoded by the coding sequence ATGGCCACAGCGGCATTGCCCGATACCCCGAATTCCCAGTCATCCGATGGCGACCGTCGCCGCGCGACACGTTGGCTGCAAGCGCTCAACTTCTTCATGGCCGATATGCAGGCGGGCATCGGCCCGTTCCTGGGCGTCTTCCTGCAACAGCGCGGGTGGCAGACGGGACCGATCGGCACCGTCATGACGCTGGGCGGCGTGGCGGGCATGGCGATGACCGTGCCGGCGGGCGCGTTCATCGACCATACCGACAAGAAGCGCTGGGTGGTCGTCATCACCGGCATCTGCACGGTGCTGGCGTCCTTCCTGATCCTCTGGTCGCAATCGGGGATCGTCGTCGGGGTCAGCCAGGTGGCGACCGCGATCGCGGGTGCGGCGATCGGCCCCGCCGTCACCGGCATGACGCTGGGCGTCGTCCGGCAAAAGGGCTTCAACGCGCAGAATGGCCGCAACCAAGCGTGGAACCATGCAGGCAACATGGTGGGCGCGGGGCTTTCCGGCTTTCTCGGCTGGAAGTTCGGCATGCCCGCCATCTTCTTCCTGGCAGCGGCGTTCGGCGTGCTGGCGATCATCTCGGTCCTGTCGATCCCCGAACGCGCGATCGACCACCGCGTCGCACGCGGGCTGGAGGATGAAGACGGCGACGATCAGGACGGCGGCCAGGCCGAGGGTTTCAAGGCACTGCTGTCCAACAAGCCGATGCTGATCCTGGCAGGTGCGCTGGCGTGCTTCCATCTGGGCAACGGCGCGATGCTGCCGCTCTATGGCATGGCGGTGGTCGGCGCAGGGAAAGGCGATGCGGCGATGTTCACCGCGACCACCGTCATGGTCGCGCAGGCGGTGATGATCATCGCCAGCCTAGTCGCGATGAAGGTCGCCGCCGGGCGTGGTTACTGGCTGGTCCTGCTGATCTCCTTCGCGGCACTCCCCTTGCGCGGCTTCCTGGCGGGCAGCTTCATCGAGCATTGGGGCGTGTGGCCGGTCCAGGCGCTCGACGGCATCGGCGCGGGGCTTCAGAGCGTCGCGGTACCCGGCCTCGTCGCCTGCCTGCTCAGTGGTACCGGCCGGGTCAATGTCGGGCAGGGCGCGGTGATGACCATCCAGGGCGTCGGCGCCTCGCTGTCGCCCGCCATTGGTGGCTGGCTCGCGCAGGAACTGGGTTATCACATCGCCTTCTACATTCTGGGCGGTTTCGCGGTGGCGAGCTTGGGGTTGTGGATCGGCTTTGCAGGGACTCTGCGCCCCGCCTGCTCCGGTGGAGCCAAGCCCGAGGAGGCACAGGCATGA
- a CDS encoding VOC family protein, translating to MNHHCVAIVPADDLDASTAFYSLLGFEVAADFGSYRILEDGRGWHLHLNHMPGWPKSAEDNPFGLYLYVEDVDTVADRVRDRIIERGAPHAKPWGTYEFAVSDPTGVLVRIGRIIV from the coding sequence ATGAACCACCACTGCGTCGCCATCGTCCCCGCCGACGATCTGGACGCCAGCACCGCCTTCTACTCGCTGCTCGGCTTCGAGGTCGCGGCCGATTTCGGAAGCTATCGCATATTGGAGGATGGACGCGGCTGGCATCTCCATCTCAACCACATGCCCGGCTGGCCGAAGAGCGCGGAGGACAATCCGTTCGGCCTGTACCTCTATGTCGAGGATGTCGATACGGTCGCCGACCGGGTGCGCGACCGCATCATCGAGCGCGGTGCGCCGCATGCCAAGCCCTGGGGCACCTATGAATTCGCGGTCAGCGACCCGACGGGCGTGCTGGTGCGGATCGGGCGGATCATCGTATGA
- a CDS encoding phosphoribosyltransferase — MMDDVVTTKIYLSADRLLEDSFRLANLVFDSGFRPTHIVGIWRGGAPVGIAVQELLEYRGIQSDHIAIRTASYTGIDQQEPQVRIYGLGHLVDVLNPEDRLLLIDDVFDSGRSIRALLKELKQRCRNNIPDEVKVATVYYKPSRNVTDLTPDFFVHETNDWLIFPHEINGLTEEEIRAHKHGAAIILR; from the coding sequence ATGATGGACGATGTCGTGACCACCAAAATCTACCTGTCCGCCGACCGCCTGCTGGAGGATTCCTTCCGTCTCGCCAATCTGGTCTTCGACTCCGGCTTTCGCCCGACCCATATCGTCGGCATCTGGCGCGGCGGCGCGCCGGTCGGCATCGCGGTGCAGGAACTGCTCGAGTATCGCGGGATACAGAGCGACCATATCGCAATCCGCACCGCCTCCTATACCGGCATCGACCAGCAGGAGCCGCAGGTCCGCATCTATGGCCTGGGCCATCTGGTCGACGTGCTCAACCCCGAGGATCGCCTGCTGTTGATCGACGATGTGTTCGATTCCGGGCGTTCGATCCGCGCCCTGCTGAAGGAACTCAAGCAGCGCTGCCGGAACAACATCCCGGACGAGGTGAAGGTCGCGACCGTCTATTACAAGCCGTCGCGCAACGTGACCGACCTCACGCCCGACTTCTTCGTCCATGAGACAAACGACTGGCTGATCTTCCCGCACGAGATCAACGGCCTGACCGAAGAGGAAATCCGCGCGCACAAGCACGGGGCCGCGATCATCCTGCGCTGA
- a CDS encoding TonB-dependent receptor, whose product MRFSALLCCVASSAIAFPALAQTRGVPTPDADSTQAADQTSDIVVTAKRLDTARAHIQPSLGASNYEITSDTIKALPGGENQQFNQILLQAPGVVQDGFGQFHVRDDHNGLQYRINGTILPEGLAVFGQTLSPRLVDKVNILTGALPAQYGLRTAGVIDITTKSGLFDNGGTASIYGGSHNTIQPSLTYGGSSGSTNYFVSGDYRHSGLGIESVDGRSNPVHDDTDQYQGFAYVDHILDDQNRVSFVGGYSNQWFQIPNPVGQQPSAGWSVGGQTAFPSEKLNETQLEKTGFGQVAFLHDAEPLTVQASLFARYSSLRYRPDILGELLYNGQAQQAYKQDFAIGGQVDAVYHVGDAHTLRGGLLVTRDRSTSATTTNVFPVDTSGAQAGEPIAIVDNSGKTATSFSAYLQDEWKLLPRLTLNYGARYDLYNGYRREGQLSPRVNLVWQPGDIYTLHAGYSRYFVPPPFELVGNTSIAKFVGTSAYPAVTANDVPYAERQDYFDVGFQAKLSRYFTYGIDAYYRISKNLIDEGQFGAPIILTPFNYKQGRIGGIEANMSYARGGLLAYANFAAAKAKGRNIVSSQFSFGQDDLDYIARHYIYLDHDQTFTGSAGLSYAFAQGTKLGGSMIYGSGLRRDDDVNSIPNGAKLSPYAQFNLTASQHLAGPNLDIRFDVINVLDHKYEIRDGTGVGVGAPQYGPRRGFFVGVSKAF is encoded by the coding sequence ATGCGTTTTTCTGCTCTCCTCTGCTGTGTCGCGTCGTCCGCGATCGCTTTTCCCGCGCTGGCCCAGACGCGCGGCGTGCCGACGCCCGACGCGGATTCGACTCAGGCGGCGGACCAGACCAGCGACATCGTCGTGACCGCCAAGCGATTGGACACCGCACGCGCGCATATCCAGCCGAGCCTGGGCGCCTCCAATTATGAAATCACCAGCGACACGATCAAGGCGCTGCCCGGTGGCGAAAACCAGCAGTTCAACCAGATCCTGCTCCAGGCGCCCGGCGTCGTGCAGGACGGTTTCGGCCAGTTCCACGTCCGCGACGACCATAACGGCCTGCAATATCGCATCAACGGCACCATCCTGCCCGAAGGTCTGGCGGTGTTCGGCCAGACCCTATCCCCGCGGCTGGTCGACAAGGTCAACATCCTGACCGGCGCGCTGCCCGCGCAATATGGCCTGCGCACGGCGGGCGTCATCGACATCACGACAAAGAGCGGGCTGTTCGACAATGGTGGCACCGCGTCCATCTATGGCGGCAGCCACAACACCATCCAGCCCAGCCTGACCTATGGCGGCTCGTCGGGAAGCACCAATTACTTCGTGTCGGGCGATTACCGGCACAGCGGGCTCGGCATCGAGAGCGTCGATGGCCGTTCCAACCCGGTGCATGACGATACCGACCAGTATCAGGGCTTCGCCTATGTCGACCATATCCTGGACGACCAGAACCGGGTGTCCTTTGTCGGCGGCTATTCCAATCAGTGGTTCCAGATTCCCAACCCCGTCGGGCAGCAGCCCAGCGCCGGGTGGAGCGTCGGCGGCCAGACCGCTTTCCCCAGCGAGAAGCTGAACGAGACGCAGCTGGAAAAGACCGGCTTCGGCCAGGTCGCCTTCCTCCACGATGCCGAGCCGCTGACGGTGCAGGCGTCGCTCTTCGCGCGCTATTCGTCGCTGCGCTATCGCCCCGACATATTGGGCGAGCTGCTCTATAACGGGCAGGCGCAACAGGCGTATAAGCAGGACTTCGCGATCGGTGGACAGGTCGATGCGGTCTATCATGTCGGCGATGCGCACACGCTGCGCGGCGGTTTGCTGGTGACGCGCGACCGATCGACCAGTGCAACCACGACCAATGTCTTCCCCGTCGACACCAGCGGCGCCCAGGCGGGCGAACCGATCGCGATCGTCGACAATAGCGGCAAGACCGCGACCAGCTTCAGCGCGTATCTTCAGGACGAGTGGAAGCTGCTGCCCCGGCTGACGCTCAACTATGGCGCGCGCTACGACCTGTATAATGGCTATCGGCGCGAGGGGCAGTTGTCGCCGCGCGTCAATCTGGTCTGGCAGCCGGGTGATATCTACACGCTGCACGCGGGCTATTCCCGCTATTTCGTGCCGCCGCCCTTCGAGCTGGTCGGCAACACCAGCATCGCCAAGTTCGTCGGCACCAGCGCCTATCCGGCCGTCACCGCCAACGACGTACCCTATGCCGAGCGGCAGGATTATTTCGATGTCGGCTTCCAGGCCAAGCTCAGCCGCTACTTCACCTATGGCATCGACGCCTATTATCGCATCTCGAAGAACCTGATCGACGAGGGGCAGTTCGGCGCGCCGATCATCCTGACCCCGTTCAACTACAAACAGGGGCGCATCGGCGGGATCGAGGCGAATATGAGCTATGCGCGCGGCGGCCTGCTCGCCTATGCCAATTTCGCCGCCGCCAAGGCCAAGGGGCGCAACATCGTGTCCAGCCAGTTCAGCTTCGGCCAGGACGATTTGGACTATATTGCGCGGCATTACATCTATCTGGATCACGACCAGACGTTCACCGGATCGGCGGGCCTGTCCTATGCCTTTGCGCAGGGGACCAAGCTGGGCGGCAGCATGATCTATGGTTCGGGGCTTCGCCGCGACGACGATGTGAACAGCATTCCGAACGGCGCCAAGCTGTCGCCCTATGCGCAATTCAACCTGACCGCGAGCCAGCATCTGGCCGGGCCGAACCTCGACATCCGGTTCGACGTCATCAACGTGCTCGACCACAAATATGAAATCCGCGACGGGACCGGCGTGGGTGTGGGCGCGCCGCAATATGGCCCGCGTCGCGGGTTCTTCGTCGGGGTGTCCAAGGCGTTCTAA